One Gemmatimonas sp. DNA window includes the following coding sequences:
- a CDS encoding AAA family ATPase, producing MTAVSELLPLDAHGRHRLKVAFVGTHGVGKTTLCFDLAAQLKRLDLGVDIVKEVARRCPLPINEDTTLEAQRWILHTQIAEEIAAAAAYEVVICDRSVLDNYAYLVARVGRRPELDALVRDWVYGYHALFKVPVLGAPTFDGKRAVSVGFQQEIDGIIDDLIADFAVPVYRLDPSARDGWTLDAVVRLGLPTQPPQIDLFASERPAV from the coding sequence ATGACCGCTGTCTCCGAACTGCTGCCGCTCGACGCGCATGGACGCCACCGACTGAAGGTGGCGTTCGTGGGCACGCACGGCGTCGGCAAGACGACGCTGTGCTTCGACCTCGCCGCGCAGCTCAAGCGACTCGACTTGGGCGTCGACATCGTGAAGGAAGTCGCCCGTCGCTGTCCGTTGCCGATCAATGAGGACACCACACTCGAGGCGCAGCGCTGGATTCTGCACACACAGATCGCTGAAGAGATCGCGGCGGCGGCCGCGTACGAAGTGGTGATCTGCGACCGGTCGGTGCTGGACAACTACGCGTATCTCGTGGCCCGCGTAGGCCGTCGGCCCGAGCTCGATGCGCTCGTACGCGACTGGGTGTACGGCTATCACGCGTTATTCAAAGTGCCCGTGCTCGGCGCGCCGACCTTCGATGGCAAGCGCGCCGTCAGCGTCGGCTTTCAGCAGGAGATCGATGGCATCATCGACGATCTCATCGCCGATTTCGCCGTCCCCGTGTATCGGCTCGATCCTTCGGCTCGCGACGGATGGACCCTCGATGCCGTCGTACGACTCGGACTGCCAACGCAGCCACCGCAGATCGATCTCTTCGCGTCCGAGCGTCCGGCGGTCTAA
- a CDS encoding VOC family protein, producing MRVSSHDMFGAPAESDTGADRALDGSYGRPPAGYRLPPATRLGAVELQVSHLERSLEYYQHLLGIAVIDQDAATVSLGGVGATEPIVILRHVEGTRPVTPGSRLGLYHFAILLPDRPAMGRFITHLSEIGARAGSSDHLVSEALYLQDPDGLGIEVYVDRPRDAWRRADRELMMATDPLDLADLVRAANGAPWTGMPSDTVMGHVHLHVGDLDAAVAFYAEGLGFDRMVWRYPGALFLGAGGYHHHLGTNTWARGALPSRAQDAKLLAWTIVLPSANDVAALRANLVSHGIAVTDEPTGILFADPWGTPVRVRA from the coding sequence ATGCGTGTCAGCAGCCACGATATGTTCGGCGCTCCGGCCGAGTCCGATACGGGCGCCGATCGGGCGCTGGACGGCAGTTATGGCCGTCCTCCCGCCGGCTATCGCTTGCCGCCGGCCACGCGGCTTGGCGCCGTGGAGCTGCAGGTCAGCCATCTCGAGCGCTCGCTCGAGTACTACCAGCACCTGCTCGGCATCGCGGTCATCGATCAGGACGCGGCAACGGTGTCGCTCGGCGGCGTTGGGGCGACGGAACCGATCGTGATCCTGCGGCACGTGGAAGGCACGCGGCCGGTAACTCCGGGATCTCGACTCGGGCTCTATCACTTCGCGATCCTGCTCCCTGATCGGCCGGCGATGGGCCGTTTCATCACGCACCTGTCGGAGATCGGTGCGCGCGCGGGCTCCAGCGATCATCTCGTCAGCGAGGCGTTGTATCTGCAGGATCCCGATGGTCTCGGCATCGAGGTGTACGTGGACCGCCCCCGCGATGCCTGGCGACGCGCTGATCGAGAACTCATGATGGCGACCGATCCCCTCGATCTGGCCGACCTCGTACGCGCGGCGAATGGTGCGCCGTGGACCGGTATGCCAAGCGACACGGTCATGGGGCATGTGCACCTGCATGTAGGCGATCTCGATGCCGCCGTCGCGTTCTACGCCGAAGGCCTCGGCTTCGACCGCATGGTGTGGCGATATCCGGGCGCCCTGTTCCTCGGGGCGGGTGGCTACCACCACCATCTCGGCACCAACACCTGGGCGCGTGGTGCACTCCCGTCGCGAGCGCAGGACGCGAAGCTGCTGGCGTGGACCATCGTGTTGCCATCGGCCAACGACGTCGCGGCGTTGCGCGCGAACCTGGTGTCACACGGTATCGCCGTCACCGACGAACCAACCGGCATCCTGTTCGCGGATCCGTGGGGAACCCCCGTGCGGGTGCGCGCATAA
- a CDS encoding PIN domain-containing protein, whose amino-acid sequence MSVGLDTSVVLRLLTGTPAKQADAARSMLAAARDTICVSDLVVSESYFALRHHYAVPHADAAHALAALLDDPRIQCTGIARHVLREATARSSRSAPGLMDQLVLADYRADLCTIATFDRELSKADGAQLVV is encoded by the coding sequence ATGAGCGTCGGGCTCGATACGTCGGTCGTGCTCCGACTCCTGACCGGTACGCCGGCCAAACAGGCTGATGCGGCCCGCAGCATGCTCGCGGCAGCGCGTGACACCATCTGTGTTTCTGATCTCGTGGTCAGCGAGTCGTACTTCGCCTTGCGCCATCATTATGCCGTGCCGCACGCTGACGCCGCGCACGCGTTGGCCGCGCTCTTGGACGATCCGCGCATTCAGTGCACCGGCATTGCGCGGCACGTACTGCGGGAAGCGACCGCGCGATCATCACGCTCGGCGCCAGGTCTGATGGATCAGCTTGTCCTGGCGGACTATCGCGCGGATCTGTGTACGATCGCCACATTCGACCGTGAGCTCTCAAAAGCGGACGGCGCCCAGCTCGTCGTCTAA